One stretch of Enoplosus armatus isolate fEnoArm2 chromosome 1, fEnoArm2.hap1, whole genome shotgun sequence DNA includes these proteins:
- the terb2 gene encoding telomere repeats-binding bouquet formation protein 2 — MFRNKSAWFSSRVPQTCHNFWILEGGTIAGWRTADYLFSEDATCPDTLRIFDSKDYLWNKVVVFHSLFLSACEKRQSVKSVCIGHYVLPPTSVQDEVRNVVGRLIWECEDEQSLAQGSHKTLTRQTEDEYSEGNVSRRDSEASDPDSSESEIPLCDQVRDYPVSNMLTGYVSMDNLQKYSGDLCDFHPGCFQCSNCKAHCGVPHT; from the exons ATGTTTAGGAATAAGTCAGCCTGGTTTTCAAGCAGAGTCCCACAGACATGCCACAACTTTTGGA TATTAGAGGGTGGGACCATTGCTGGTTGGAGAACAGCAGATTACCTTTTCAGTGAAGATGCGACATGTCCTGATACTCTGAG GATATTTGACAGCAAAGACTACCTTTGGAACAAGGTGGTGGtttttcacagcttgtttctgtcCGCCTGTGAGAAGCGCCAGAGTGTAAAGTCTGTGTGCATTGGTCATTATGTGCTGCCTCCAACCTCAGTACAGGATG AGGTGAGAAACGTGGTTGGGAGGTTGATTTGGGAGTGTGAAGATGAGCAGTCACTAGCACAG GGTTCCCACAAGACTCTCACTCGCCAGACAGAAGATGAGTACAGTGAAGGAAATGTCAGCAGACGCGA TTCTGAAGCATCTGACCCAGACTCATCAGAAAGTGAAATCCCTTTATGTGATCAAGTGAGGGATTATCCAGTTAGCAACATGCTTACAG GGTATGTCAGCATGGACAACCTGCAGAAATATTCAGGTGATCTGTGTGATTTCCATCCCGGGTGTTTCCAATGCTCCAACTGTAAAGCTCACTGCGGCGTGCCGCACACATAA
- the sord gene encoding sorbitol dehydrogenase — MAEENLSVVLHSQGDLRLEKRPVPEPGPNEVLLQMHSVGICGSDVHYWQHGRIGDFVVTKPMVLGHEASGRVVKVGSAVKHLKVGDRVAIEPGVPREMDEFFKNGRYNLSPTIFFCATPPDDGNLCQYYKHSANFCYKLPDNVTFEEGALIEPLSVGIHACRRAGVTLGSTVLICGAGPIGLVCLLVAKAMGASQVVISDLFPERLTMAKELGADFQLTVKRADGPQQLAKTVEDMLGAQPHVTIECTGVESSIQTAIYATRSGGVVVLVGLGSEMATVPLINAAVREVDIRGVFRYCNTWPMAIAMLASGKVNVKPLVTHRFPLEQAVQAFETTRQGLGIKVMLKCDQNDQKP, encoded by the exons ATGGCGGAGGAAAATCTGTCCGTGGTGCTGCACTCCCAGGGAGACCTCAGACTG GAAAAGCGCCCCGTCCCGGAGCCAGGACCTAATG AGGTTTTGCTCCAGATGCACTCTGTTGGAATCTGTGGATCAGATGTTCACTACTGGCAGCACGGCCGCATTGGGGACTTTGTGGTCACGAAACCAATGGTGTTGGGGCACGAGGCATCAGGGCGGGTGGTGAAGGTCGGATCAGCAGTCAAGCACCTTAAAGTGG GTGACAGAGTGGCCATCGAACCCGGCGTGCCACGCGAGATGGACGAGTTCTTCAAAAACGGACGATACAACTTGTCTCCTACCATCTTCTTCTGTGCCACGCCCCCCGACGATGGGAACCTGTGCCAATACTACAAACACAGTGCCAACTTCTGTTACAA GCTGCCCGACAATGTGACGTTTGAGGAGGGAGCTCTAATTGAACCTCTGTCTGTGGGGATCCACGCCTGTCGCAGAGCCGGCGTGACCCTCGGCAGCACCGTGCTCATCTGTGGTGCAG GACCTATTGGGTTGGTCTGTTTGCTTGTGGCCAAGGCAATGGGCGCCTCACAGGTCGTCATCAGCG ATCTGTTCCCAGAGCGTCTGACGATGGCCAAAGAGTTGGGCGCAGACTTCCAGCTGACGGTGAAGAGAGCAGATGGACCCCAGCAGCTGGCCAAGACTGTAGAGGACATGCTGGGCGCTCAGCCTCACGTTACCATTGAATGCACTGGTGTTGAGAGCAGCATTCAGACTGCCATCTAT GCGACACGTTCAGGAGgtgtggtggtgctggtgggcCTTGGATCTGAGATGGCCACTGTTCCTCTGATCAATGCTGCCGTCAGAGAAGTGGACATCAGAGGGGTTTTCCGCTACTGCAACAC CTGGCCGATGGCCATAGCCATGTTGGCGTCGGGTAAAGTGAACGTGAAGCCCCTCGTGACCCACCGCTTCCCTCTGGAGCAGGCAGTCCAGGCCTTTGAGACCACGCGTCAGGGTCTGGGGATTAAGGTCATGTTAAAGTGTGACCAGAATGACCAGAAGCCCTGA